From one Pseudomonas sp. B21-048 genomic stretch:
- a CDS encoding SulP family inorganic anion transporter, translating into MKPKRLRADVLAGLTTSFALLPECIAFALVAHLNPLMGLYGAFIICTLTALFGGRPGMVSGAAGSMAVVIVALVVQHGVQYLLATVLLGGLIMLAFGLLRLGKLVRMVPHPVMLGFVNGLAIVIALSQLEHFKSGEAWLSGSALYLMIGLVALTMAIVYLMPRLTRAVPPALVAILGIGLAVYLLGLPTRTLGDMAHIAGGLPVFALPDIPWSLDTLRIVGPYAILMAMVGLLETLLTLSLTDEVTESRGYPDRECVALGAANIVSGVFGGMGGCAMIGQTVINLSSGGRGRLSGAVAGMMILLFILFLSPLIERIPLAALVGVMFVVSQQTFAWASLRVLNKVPFNDVLVIIAVTVITVFTDLAIAVLCGVIIAALNFAWQQARELYADSQQESDGSKLYRLHGTLFFASTTPFLNQFDPANDPAQVTLDCRHLSFVDYSAIAALKTLRERYARAGKQLRVLHLSERCKKLLKRASEHHD; encoded by the coding sequence ATGAAACCCAAACGTCTGCGCGCCGATGTCCTGGCCGGGCTCACGACCTCTTTCGCCCTGCTGCCCGAATGCATTGCCTTCGCGCTGGTGGCCCACCTCAATCCATTGATGGGGCTTTACGGCGCTTTCATCATCTGCACCCTGACTGCACTTTTTGGCGGGCGGCCGGGGATGGTGTCTGGCGCCGCCGGATCGATGGCTGTGGTGATCGTCGCGCTGGTGGTGCAGCACGGCGTGCAGTACTTGCTGGCGACTGTGCTGCTGGGTGGGTTGATCATGCTGGCGTTCGGTCTGCTGCGGCTGGGCAAACTGGTGCGTATGGTGCCGCACCCGGTGATGCTCGGCTTCGTCAACGGTCTGGCGATCGTCATCGCCCTGTCCCAACTCGAGCACTTCAAAAGTGGTGAGGCGTGGTTGAGTGGCTCGGCGCTGTACCTGATGATCGGGCTGGTGGCGCTGACGATGGCCATCGTCTACCTGATGCCGCGCCTGACGCGTGCCGTGCCGCCGGCGCTGGTGGCAATTTTGGGCATTGGGCTGGCGGTGTATCTGCTCGGTCTGCCGACCCGAACCCTCGGCGACATGGCGCACATCGCCGGTGGTTTGCCGGTTTTTGCGCTGCCAGACATCCCCTGGAGCCTGGACACCCTGCGCATCGTCGGCCCTTACGCGATATTAATGGCGATGGTCGGTTTGCTGGAAACCCTGTTGACCCTGAGCCTGACCGATGAAGTCACCGAGAGCCGTGGCTACCCGGATCGCGAGTGCGTGGCATTGGGTGCTGCCAATATTGTGTCTGGCGTGTTCGGCGGCATGGGCGGCTGCGCCATGATCGGGCAAACCGTGATCAACCTCAGCTCCGGCGGTCGCGGCCGACTCTCCGGTGCAGTGGCCGGGATGATGATCCTGCTGTTCATCCTGTTTCTGTCGCCATTGATCGAGCGTATTCCGCTGGCCGCCCTGGTCGGGGTGATGTTTGTGGTGTCGCAGCAGACCTTCGCCTGGGCTTCGCTGCGGGTGCTGAACAAGGTGCCGTTCAACGATGTCTTGGTGATCATCGCGGTGACGGTCATTACGGTGTTCACCGATCTGGCCATCGCCGTGTTGTGCGGGGTCATCATTGCAGCGCTCAACTTTGCCTGGCAGCAAGCTCGCGAGCTGTATGCCGACAGCCAACAGGAAAGCGACGGCAGCAAACTCTACCGCCTGCACGGCACACTGTTTTTCGCCTCTACTACGCCATTCCTCAACCAGTTCGATCCTGCCAATGATCCGGCCCAGGTGACCCTTGATTGTCGCCACCTGAGCTTCGTCGATTACTCGGCCATCGCTGCG